TCATGAACAGCAAAAATTGCTCCGGCAGTTCTTTGATATTGCCAATGCCAAATACGGAGTGGGAACCCGAACACAGGTAGATGTCCTGCGAGCTCAGGTAGAGCTGTCAAAGATTTCCCAACAATTACCCGTCCTCAATCAACGACGGGAAACCGCTCAAGCTCATCTCAATACCATTCTGGATCGTGATCCCCATGCTCCGCTTGGTATCCCGCGAGCACCACGTCCTCAACCGCTGACTCGCTCGCTTGAAGAACTCCAGGAGCATGCGCTTCGACTCCGCCCGGAACTTCAAGAAGCTGATCTGGCGGTGACGCGATTTCAGTCGGCCACACAACTGGCCAAATTGCGGTACTACCCACACCTTCGGGTGGAACTCCAGCGCTGGCAAAATTACCACACCGACGACGGATTCGGGGGGAATCTGATGGTGAACATTCCCTTCGCGTTCTGGACTAAACCGAAGTATGACGCAGGTGTCAGGGAAGCTGCAGCGCAGGTCAGATCCGCACAAGCCAAGCAACAGACCCTTGTCACCCTCACGCGCTTTCAGGTCAAAGATCTGGTGGTGCAAATTGAGGCCACGCAAGAGGTTCTGGAACTCTATCGCACCACCATCCTTCCTCAGGCACAGCAGGTTCTCCAAGCCGCCCATGCGGGCTATCGGACGGATCGCACGGATTTTTTGGATCTGATCGAGGCGGAACGCGCGCTCATCGCCTTTCGGCTTGAATATATCCGGGCGCTCGTGAACCGGGAACAGCAAGTCGCCCAACTTGAACGCGTGCTGGGCGGAGACTTGTAAGAAGGAGACGCACGATGCTCACGCACAAATCACCACCACGCTGGATCATCTTCGGAGTTGTGCTCTGTATCCTGATGGCAGGCCTGTTCTTTTTCAAAGAATCCTGGTGGCATGTCTTTCAATCAGCGGGAAAGACCACGAACGATGCCACGCCTACCGACCAACCCATGCCGGACATGGATACCATGAGCGACCGTTCTTCCATGGAAATGGAAACTCGCCAGGCCTATGCCATGGTGACTCCGGCACGGCAACAATTGATTGGCGTCACCACAGAGCGGGTCAGCATGCAATCGCTCCAGACGGTGATCCGTGCCGTGGGGAAGGTGGCCTATGACGAGGAACGTCTCACCCATATCAATCTTCGCATTTCGGGTTGGATTGAGGATCTCTTTGTGGATACCACAGGCCAGCTTGTTCGAAAAGGGCAGCCCTTGTTCACCCTCTACAGCCAGGAACTTGTGTCGGCGCAGGAGGAATATCTGCTTGCGATGAAAGCCAACCAGCAGATTCAGGATAGCCCTCTTCTCGAAACCCGGCATCAGACGGCACAAATGGTCCAGTCTGCACGCGACCGTCTCCGGCATTGGACATTGACGGATGGGCAGGTTGATGACTTAGCGCGTCGTGGCAAACCGCAGACCTATGTCACAATCTATTCCCCTGTCGCCGGGTACGTGATTGACAAGCAGGTCTTTAAAGGCACGTTGGTGAAACCCGAGATGACCCTCTATGCCATTGCCGACCTGTCTACCGTGTGGGTGGAGGCGGAAGTCTTTGAGTATGAAATGCCTTTCGTCCACGTGGGGCAAGAGGGAATCCTGACCCTGGCGGCCTATCCTGGAGAAACCTTTCGAGGAGAAATTACCTTTATCTATCCCTACCTCAACCAGGAGGCCCGAACCAACACCGTTCGGCTGGTGTTCAAGAATCCGAAGCTGCGGCTGAAACCGGACATGTATGGGACTGTTCAGATTCAGGTGAATCGCGGAAGCAAGCTTGCTGTTCCTGAGGAAGCGGTGCTCGACTCCGGGATACGACAGATCGTCTATGTAGTCCGGGGAGAGGGCATGTTTGAACCACGGCAAGTCACCCTTGGTCCGAAAGTCGGCGGCTACTATGAAGTCGTCGAGGGTCTGGCTCTGGACGAACGGATCGCCACGTCCGGCACGTTTCTCCTCGATTCGGAAAGCAAGCTCATGGCGAGCTCGAACATGATGGGCGCGCTTGGGATGGGAGGAATACAAATGGAGCAGGCGCACATGGGCAAGATGGATATGGGAATGGATAAGGCCATGACAGGATCAGGAATGACGCCGGAGAATAAAACACCGGCAGGAAAGAGTCAGAAGCAGGCCGCTGATCTCACGCTGGGCTTTACAACCCATCCCTCGCCCGTACACATAGGGCAAAACCGGATACAGGTGACGGTCTCCAATCAACAAGGCACACCGGTCTCCCCTGCGCAGGTTCAACTCACCTTCACCATGCCGATGCCCGGCATGCTACCGGCTACGGTTCCGATGACAGCAAAAGCGGAAGGCACCTATGAAGCCACGGT
Above is a window of Candidatus Nitrospira neomarina DNA encoding:
- a CDS encoding TolC family protein gives rise to the protein MHQIIFRYMVIVAFGMVWLGPPGSLAAQPPGTTEPVLELVPLIQEAIQKNPEIASTQEQVLAMKERAPQVGALADPELKVQLWNTPDSLNVTKTQTVIYGVAQQFPFPGLLSKKAEVATREADQAEQRVAAKVREITAAVKMAFFELLFAHKAIEVHHEQQKLLRQFFDIANAKYGVGTRTQVDVLRAQVELSKISQQLPVLNQRRETAQAHLNTILDRDPHAPLGIPRAPRPQPLTRSLEELQEHALRLRPELQEADLAVTRFQSATQLAKLRYYPHLRVELQRWQNYHTDDGFGGNLMVNIPFAFWTKPKYDAGVREAAAQVRSAQAKQQTLVTLTRFQVKDLVVQIEATQEVLELYRTTILPQAQQVLQAAHAGYRTDRTDFLDLIEAERALIAFRLEYIRALVNREQQVAQLERVLGGDL
- a CDS encoding FixH family protein is translated as MLTHKSPPRWIIFGVVLCILMAGLFFFKESWWHVFQSAGKTTNDATPTDQPMPDMDTMSDRSSMEMETRQAYAMVTPARQQLIGVTTERVSMQSLQTVIRAVGKVAYDEERLTHINLRISGWIEDLFVDTTGQLVRKGQPLFTLYSQELVSAQEEYLLAMKANQQIQDSPLLETRHQTAQMVQSARDRLRHWTLTDGQVDDLARRGKPQTYVTIYSPVAGYVIDKQVFKGTLVKPEMTLYAIADLSTVWVEAEVFEYEMPFVHVGQEGILTLAAYPGETFRGEITFIYPYLNQEARTNTVRLVFKNPKLRLKPDMYGTVQIQVNRGSKLAVPEEAVLDSGIRQIVYVVRGEGMFEPRQVTLGPKVGGYYEVVEGLALDERIATSGTFLLDSESKLMASSNMMGALGMGGIQMEQAHMGKMDMGMDKAMTGSGMTPENKTPAGKSQKQAADLTLGFTTHPSPVHIGQNRIQVTVSNQQGTPVSPAQVQLTFTMPMPGMLPATVPMTAKAEGTYEATVNLGMAGQWDLTILIQRAGQPDIQETFSVIAGGGGMSGMPGMSGM